CGCCGCTGCTGAGGCGTTTGTCTTGCCTTCGCGCTACGAGGGGTTCGGCCTGCCGGTCCTTGAGGCGATGGCTTGCGGCGCGGCAGTGGTCACGACGACGGCTGGCGCGCTGCCGGAGGTTGCCGGCGACGCCGCCCTCCTCATTCCGCCGGACGACCCGCCAGCCCTTGCTGCGGCGCTCAGTCGGCTGCTCGCTGACGGCGCTCTCCGAGCCGCGCTTCAGGCACGCGGGCGCGCCCGCGCAGCCGGCTTCACTTGGGATCGCACCGCCCGCGAGACAGTCGCGGTCTACCGGGCGGTGCTCGACGACGGGGTGTCTCGGGGCCGTCGGGCGAGGCAGAGCGGCTGAGGGGCGCGCTGGCAGCCGGCTGGACCTCGCTTACGCGTCGCCGCGACGCGGGCGATATTGCAGCGCCTCGGCGACGTGAGGCGCGCCGATCGTCTCGGCATCGGCCAAGTCTGCGATGGTGCGCGCCAGTTTCAGGACGCGGTGGTAGGCGCGGCCCGAGAGGTGCAGCTTGGCGACGGCAGTCTTGAGGATCGCCGCGGCCGCCGGCTCGACTTGACAGAACTGACGGATCTCGGCCGGGCCCATCTCGGCATTGGCGACGAGTTTTGTGCCGGCGAAGCGGGCGCGCTGCTTTTCGCGGGCGGCGCTGACGCGGGCGCGGATGGCGGCGGACGGCTCGCCGCGGCGGCTATCGGCGAGCTTCTCGTACTCGAGACGGGGCACCTCGATATGGATGTCGATCCGGTCGAGGAGGGGTCCGCTGATGCGCTTTGCGTAGCGCTGGATCATCGCCGGCGTGCAGCTGCACAAGCGCGCCGGGTCGCCGGCGTAGCCGCAGGGGCACGGGTTCTGCGCGGCGACCAGCATCACGTTGGTGGGATATTCCACCGAGCCTTGAACGCGGCTGATTGTGATCACCTTGTCTTCGAGCGGCTGGCGCATCGCTTCGAGAGCGTTGGCCGGAAACTCCGGCAGTTCGTCGAGGAAAAGAACGCCGCGGTTGGCAAGGCTGAGCTCGCCCGGTCCCGGCTTGCGCCCGCCGCCGACGAGCGCCGCGTAGCTGGTGGTGTGGTGCGGCGCGCGAAACGGCCGCCGGCGGATCAACGGTCGGTCAGGGCGAACGAGGCCGGCGACGCTGTAAATCTTGGTCACTTCAAGCGCCTCGTCGAGGGTGAGGGGCGGCAGGATCCCGGCGAGCGCGCGGGCGAGCAGGGTCTTCCCGCTGCCGGGCGGCCCGGTCATCAGGACATTGTGGGCGCCGCTCGCGGCCACTTCGAGCGCTCGCTTGACATGCTCCTGCCCGCGAATCTCGGCGAAGTCGACAACTGCTTCGTCAGCGTCGTCTGCAAGGGCAAAAGGGTCCTGGGGGGTGAGCGGCACAATCGGGGCGGTGCCGGCGAGATGGTGCATGATCGTAGCGAGGTGGTCGGCGGGCAGCACCCGGACGCCGGCCACGAGCGCCGCTTCGGCGGCATTCGCCGACGGCACGATCACTTCCTCGATCCCCTCGGCGCGGGCGAGCGCCACCATCGGCAGCACGCCGTTCGTCGGCCGGATATCGCCCTCGAAGGAAAGTTCGCCAAGGTACAGCCGGTCTTCGCGGTCAAGGCGCACTTGGCCGGTCGCAGCAAGGATGGCGAGCGCGATCGGCAGGTCGTAGGCGGGGCCTTCCTTGCGGATGTCGGCAGGAGCAAGGTTGACGGCAACCCGCTTCAGCGGGAAGCTTGCGCCGGCGTTGCGGATGGCAGCGCGGACACGCTCCTTGGACTCCTGCACCATCGCATCCGGCAGGCCCACGATGTGCATGGCAGGGAGCCCGTTGGTAATATCGACCTCAACCGAGACGAGCGTGGCCTGGAGGCCGGTCACTGCCGCCGAACGCACTTTGGCGAACATGGCTGCCAGTGTACCACGGCGCACCGGCTGCCGGAGCGGCGGCAGAGGGGCGTGGGTTACGGCCGCTCGCAGCGGGCTGACGCCGGCATCAAGCGCGGAACCGCCTGCGCCAAGATGAGCAGCCCTGCCAGCTCAACCAAGGTTTGGGTGACAACTACGCTGGGGGTGAGCTCGTAGCCGGCTTCCAAGGCGAGGGCAAGGGGAAGCACAACCAGCGAATTGCGGGTGACGGCGCTGAAGATGAGCGCTCGTCCCTCGCGGACGGTCAGCCCGAAGAGGCTCGCTCCGAGGCGTCCGAGCCCGCCCATGATGACGATGAATGCGGCGTAGAGCGGGATAACGCCGGCGACGACGGAGAGCGACCCGCGAAGCAGCGGAACCTGCGCCGCCGCCACCGTCAGCAGCGTGAGGGCAAGGAGGGGAACGGGGAGCCACTCCAGCGCGGCTGCCCACTGCCTCCCCCGCGGGGAATGCGTCGCCCAGCGCTGGGTAGCGATCGCCGCGCCCAGCGGCAGCACAATCAGCAGTACAAAGGCTTCAAGGACCGGGCCGGCCGTTACGACCTCGATCCCGATGTCACCGAGAACGACCCAGAGCAGGAACGGCAGGAGAGAGAGCTGCAACAGCATCAGAACGGGCGTCGAGGCGAGGACCACGCGGTCGTCACCGCCGCCGAGCTTCGTGAAGACGATCACGTAGTCGACGCAAGGAGTGAGCAGAACGAGGGCAACCCCAACGGCAATAGCGCGGTCCTGCGGCGCAAATCGCGCCAGCAGCCAGACGACGCTCGGTACAACAGCGAAATTCAGCGTAACTGTTGCTGCGAGGTAGCGGCGGTTGACGACAGAGCGGCGGAGGGCTTGGAAGGGGATCTGGAGAAAGGTGGTGTAGAGCAGCGCGCCAAGCACGGGAGTGATGAGGCTCGCAAACAGAG
This Dehalococcoidia bacterium DNA region includes the following protein-coding sequences:
- a CDS encoding arsenic resistance protein, whose product is MKRLSREQLERAQLGVYTAALLAGAGMGTALPSHSPLFASLITPVLGALLYTTFLQIPFQALRRSVVNRRYLAATVTLNFAVVPSVVWLLARFAPQDRAIAVGVALVLLTPCVDYVIVFTKLGGGDDRVVLASTPVLMLLQLSLLPFLLWVVLGDIGIEVVTAGPVLEAFVLLIVLPLGAAIATQRWATHSPRGRQWAAALEWLPVPLLALTLLTVAAAQVPLLRGSLSVVAGVIPLYAAFIVIMGGLGRLGASLFGLTVREGRALIFSAVTRNSLVVLPLALALEAGYELTPSVVVTQTLVELAGLLILAQAVPRLMPASARCERP
- a CDS encoding YifB family Mg chelatase-like AAA ATPase — translated: MFAKVRSAAVTGLQATLVSVEVDITNGLPAMHIVGLPDAMVQESKERVRAAIRNAGASFPLKRVAVNLAPADIRKEGPAYDLPIALAILAATGQVRLDREDRLYLGELSFEGDIRPTNGVLPMVALARAEGIEEVIVPSANAAEAALVAGVRVLPADHLATIMHHLAGTAPIVPLTPQDPFALADDADEAVVDFAEIRGQEHVKRALEVAASGAHNVLMTGPPGSGKTLLARALAGILPPLTLDEALEVTKIYSVAGLVRPDRPLIRRRPFRAPHHTTSYAALVGGGRKPGPGELSLANRGVLFLDELPEFPANALEAMRQPLEDKVITISRVQGSVEYPTNVMLVAAQNPCPCGYAGDPARLCSCTPAMIQRYAKRISGPLLDRIDIHIEVPRLEYEKLADSRRGEPSAAIRARVSAAREKQRARFAGTKLVANAEMGPAEIRQFCQVEPAAAAILKTAVAKLHLSGRAYHRVLKLARTIADLADAETIGAPHVAEALQYRPRRGDA